Genomic window (Hydrogenimonas cancrithermarum):
TTTCTACTCCTCTTCGAAGATGATGATTTCGTAGTTGTTTTTGGCGATAATGGCACGATGACTCGGAATGACCGTATCGTTGTTGGCTTTCTCGAGCTCTTCTCTCAACGAGTCGATCTCTTTTTGCATCGCATCGATCTTCTCTTTGAGCTGCATGATGATATCCACACCCGCAAGGTTGACACCCAATTCGCGCGTCAGACGTAAAATCAGTTTGATACGATCGATATCGCGCTGTGAGTAGAGACGCATACGCCCCTGTGTCCGTGAAGGCTCGATAAGCCCTTCCCTCTCATACTGCCTGAGTGTCTGGGGATGGATATTCAACACCTTCGCCACTACACTGATCAA
Coding sequences:
- a CDS encoding heat shock protein transcriptional repressor HspR, with protein sequence MHSYDEPVYLISVVAKVLNIHPQTLRQYEREGLIEPSRTQGRMRLYSQRDIDRIKLILRLTRELGVNLAGVDIIMQLKEKIDAMQKEIDSLREELEKANNDTVIPSHRAIIAKNNYEIIIFEEE